The region tgaatattattttgAGTATTAACTCAATTGGTATGGATATTGTTGCTTATATAGGAGAACGTGGGTTTGAGTGTGTTAAAGTACATTATCTTCATATTTATGGGTTTGGAAGGAACTATTGGTAATTCTAGATATTGTATCAGAAAGAATAAATATAATCCGAACCTACAAaaagattgtaaaaaaaatttatttaaaatataagaaattttaataaaagtatATTGTTTGAAAAAAATGAGCATAAGTAAAAGAAATGAAGTCTATTTAAGATCGGCCCAACTCGACACATTTTTTACTATATactatatattttattgttttattttcacatattacctaacttatatgaaataaaattaaaaatataatacaataatataaatgttaaaaagtATGTTAAGTGATCTGTGTTTCacattttaataaaagaaaatatagaaaattaaaaatagtataaattttaaaaaataataatacggATGAGAGTAAAATGGGGTTGGccgttaattttataaatatggatGAGCTTGGGTAAATTTTGAAGTTTACATTTCGAGTAAGGTCAAGTTTCAGTAAATATAAAGTGTACTAATATAATGCATAGGTCGAAAGTTTTTATTCACTGAAATATTCATTTAAGTCACTACactattcaaaaaatttcatttaagtcattaaactatttgaaagtttttattcattgaactattcgaaagttttcgtTTACGTTTTTGTTTCAGCCACTGAATTATTTGAAGGTTTTGGTCACTCAATAACTCGATCTACTTGACACGATAATAACTAATCgaatttgtttttttgtttttgtttttgtaaaaacTTATGTAATTTGCAAGCATCAAAATCTCATTTACATTTGGAGTTGAGTGgcaaattgaaattattttgtctCTCTCAACGAAAAGCTACTAAATACATGTtagtattttgaaaaaaaaaagtatatatgtatatttataattaGGCTTAGGGGTGTGATTACTAGAGATTAAACCTAAGCTCTTATACATTACAATACAATATTCTTATCACAAGACTGAGATACTATTaccatttaaaacatatttatataaatataaaatttgttaaaataaatataatataacaaaatatattatacATTATACTTTTATCATCAGGTCAACATACGAGATTCACTAACAATtgtgttttaaattatgttttaaataaaatggtTATATTATTAGATTGAAACAATTGTGTGTGCTGAATTTTTAGAGTCCACCCatttatttagtttgataaatatGATACAAATTGTTGGAATATTCTAAAATTGGTCCCTTTTGATTTActttttgaaatattattaatttaattaaaatatttttatatataaatattaaaaatgacaaTTTTGGGATAACGgttgaaaattaatttactaaaacACCATATGATTGGAAAGTCTCATTCATGGTTAATAACAACTGTATTCTAAAATAGGGTTTTTGTTAGATAGTTTTGATGGGTATGTATAAAATGTTGTTCCTTCGTGTATCCTGATACGATCTCGTCCAAGGGCTCAACCGAATCTGTTTGTAAATCAATCGAGTACCAACTGCAGGTCCAATTACTCGAGCTTGGACGAGATCGTATCATATCCTTCCACAATTTGCCTTGAATGCTTTGATTGTATTTATTGTTAATCTTGTAAGTGCTACAGAAATTGCAAGGTTACAAGGACTTAAGGATGTTGCCGATTTCAGCAACTCAGTGTTTGATAAGCATCTTTGTCTTTGTTTTGTTTACTTGCTTGTGTTCCAATTGCCAATCAACTCAAGAACCTCAAAAAGAATATGTGAGTATTAAAAGATCAGATTTtccaaataattttcttttcgGAGCAACGACTTCTGCTGCGCAGATCGAAGGATCAGCTAAATCTGGAGGGAAAGGACCGAGTGTTTGGGACCAATTTATTCGAGAATTCccagaaaaaataaaagataatagcAACTTGGAGGTAGCTGCTGATTCATATAATCGCTACAAGGAAGATGTATCGATTTTAAAAGATCTTGGCGTTAATGCTTATAGGTTTTCCATTCCCTGGACAAGGATTTTGCCTGATGGAACTTTGGGTGGTGGAATAAATCAAGAGGGTATCAGTCATTACAATAGTTTCATAGATGAGTTGATTAAAAATGACATCGAGCCTTTTGTCACAATTCTGCACTTTGATTCACCGGAAGCCCTTGAAAACAAGTATGGAGGCTTCTTAAATTACAGTATTGTGAATGATTTCAAGGATTATGCtgaaatttgttttaaaacattcgGAGATCGAGTTAAAAATTGGATTACAATTAATGAGCCACTAATTATGGCTAAAATGGGGTATGGCTTGGGAGTGGCTCCACCAGGCAGATGTTCAGATAGGAAAATGTGTCCCAATGGTAATGCAGCCACAGAACCTTACATTGTTGCCCATAACGTTCTTCTTGCTCATGCAACAGCTGCTAAGCTTTACATAAAGGAGTACCAGGAAACACAAGGTGGACAAATTGGAATAGCCCTGAATTCCCATTATTATGAGCCATATTCAAAGTCATCACTTGATAAAGAGGCAGCAAAAAGAGGTATGGATTTTGAGTTGGGGTGGTTTATGGAACCATTAATGCACGGAGAATACCCAGAAAGCATGAGAAGATTGGTTAAAGATAGGCTACCTGTTTTCACACCGGAACAAAATGAGCTTGTCAAAGGATCTTTTGATTTCATCGCCATCAATTATTACACCTCAAGATATGCTAAAAGCATTCCATCTACTCCAAATGCTGCACCAGCTAGCTGCTTGCTAGATCCAAATGTTAATGCCACAGTTGACAAAGATGGAGTCCTTATTGGTCCAAATGCAGGAGGGAATGTAATTTACGTTTATCCCGAAGGGCTTTATAAACTTTTGACATTTATGAAGAAAAACTACAGCAAAAACCTTACAATTTACATTACTGAGAATGGTTATCCGGAGAAAAGCAACATGTCGATCTCCGAGACACTAAAGGATCAAAGCAGAATTGAATTTATTCAGAAACATTTACATCAACTCCAAATTGCAATAAAAAATGGCGTGAATGTCGAAGGATATTTCTATTATAGTTTACTAGATAGTTTGGAATGGGGAGATGCCTCCACCATCGGATTTGGATTGTATCATGTTGATTTCAAGAACTTTACTCGTTCGCGTAAGGAATCTGCTAAATGGTACCATAATTTTATTAAAggtataaaataatacatatttcGAAGATGGAAATAACTTTTTCAAAGATTTTACCTTTGTTGATAATATATTTGTAAGCTTATAAGCCTTCCAATTTTAATATAATGGATACATAAGTTATGTTTATGTATTTTGTTCTAATGCAGTTTTATATATTCAAGTCTCGCTCTCTCTATTTATATCAAccctatacttttttttaatacattttaaatagatttatttagtaattgaattattttatagcTCGAAATTGATTTGACCTTATACAATAGTTGGATAATTTTTTTGTCAACTAATTTAgattgatatttaataataaaatatatattataatttatatttaaatttaattatgggTTTATTTAACCCGCTAagcggttaatttttttaaaaaaaaattgattagttAGCTCTAAGTGATAATTGGACAATCGATACTGTGGACCAATACCTATTAACGAGTAgcggttaagtttttttttaaaaaaaaattgattagctAGCTCTAAGTGATAATTGGATAATCAGTACAATAGACCAATACCCATTGACGAGTAAAAgaacatactttagatccaagttgatctaaTGATAATCTTAAAAATCAGATAAGCAAGCTGTTTAGATTTTAGTTCATAGATTCATGATGTTAaaagttgttttataaaaaaaatagaactaTAAAAGAGAATAAGAAAGAGAACTTTCTATTGATGCAGATAGTATAAATAAGCGTCATCCATCAAcgattttatcaatttaataactTCAATTAAACTTTCAAATGCTTTTAAAATGAATTCATCTATTTAAACCGAGTTTTGCCCCATTGAACTTTTCATGCAAAAAGAGAACCACGTAAATTTTGGATATTTACCTGGAGATATTTTGCATTGCTAAAttattttgcttttttatttaaaaaattaaataaatatatattgccCATTAGAAAGTTAACAAAAAGTGCCAGATAAGCGGTCCGGTCTGCTCTCCCAGTCAAAGACACAATTGAAAATTCGCCACGTGTACCCTCAAAAATATCATCCCCCGACACTCCTTATATAAACACAATCAAAttccaaaatttaattaaaaaaacattctcaaattcaaaaaagaaaaagaaaaagatccgTTGGCTCGCGCCTTCCTTAAACcacaaattatataaattaaataaataaattttcgaGAGAGAGATGAGGATACAGTGCAACCTGTGTGAGGCGGCGGTGGCGAAGGTGCTGTGCTGCGCCGACGAGGCAGCGCTGTGTTTAGAATGCGACGAGAAAGTCCACGCGGCCAATAAATTGGTCAGCGAACACCAGCGCCTccctctcttttcttcttcttcttttcaaatGCCTAAATGTGACATTTGTCAGGTAAGtacttccatttttttttttaaaatcgaattaaaaggtaaaaaattttATCATGTAACGTTGATAAAATCGACCCTTTTTTTATTTGGACAGGAAATATCtgggtttttcttttgtttgcaagACCGGGCATTACTATGTCGAAAATGTGATGTTGCTATCCATACAGTGAATTCAGTTGTGTCATGTCATCAGAGGTTTTTGCTTACTGGGGTTGAAGTTGATGTTGGAACCAAAACTGATCACACCATTGGTGCCTCTTGTTTCAATGCTAAGTGACCTTTCAATATACACCAAATGTTGGAAGAGAAATATAATAAAACTGGAAAGCATTCAGTAATGGCAAATGGCAAATGGATGCTTCTTTTTTTGGCTTTAATCAATGGAAAAATGGAACATCTAAGGTGTGGTTTATTGTTCTAGTTTTTGTACTATGCTTAATGTTGTTTGTTCTAATACTAGAGAGTGGAGATCACCGCCCATCTTCTTTAGTAACATTTCTGTGTGTCTCACCTACAAATACAGACATCAGTGAGTGAAAGCACTCACCTGTCTTGCTTCCAATATTTTCAATGGTGTGTGTAACTGAGCAAGGACTGTATTGCACAAAAAGTTTCTCGCAATCAATCTAATGGTGTGAAAAATCCCTTTCCATGTGCGGTAAACTGGCTCCATGAATGAGCCGCTAAAGTCTTTAATACATAAGTTAGTCTTCCCACGGTTTTCACATCAAACTTCTGAAGTGTGGTTTTAACCCAACATCTCCATCCTTTCAATTGTCTTTTTCTGGTAGAATCACAGCTATCCCATCGGTTTTATGGTCTGAGTCTAATCTTATTTTAGGAAAGGATAGAATTTAGGTAATACTCTCTTAACAATGATAATTCTAAGATTTAAATTCAGAACCCCATTTTTCTAATCACTTGTTAGTATCCTCCTTTCAACTACTTTTTGTGGTTTGAGAACTTGCTTAACCGATGTCAACTATGCTACTTTCTTTTATGTTAATACTTTTTCAAACTCAAGATGAGTGTATCAAGATGAGTGTCTATACAAGAATGTTTCAATTTTTCACATGTTACGAGTATCTTActtaaaagaaaaataggacTTGGACATCGAAGATGTGTCGAAGAACCACCTCTTGTACTTCCATTGCCTCTTATTCAGCAAATGAGGTTAAATTCTTTAAATATAGCCTCTAATGATTTTTAATATCTATAAATTTTggcattttaatataaaaaagtaGAAGGGAGGAAGTATGATGAGGTgtttatgtatattttaagtaGATGGAACCATAAGCTCCCATGAGGTCAGCTGCCACTAGGTAATTAGCTTGTTGAGTTATGGTAGGTCTTTGGTACGTGTCGTGGGAGGTTACTAGCGGTCTTGTCTTTGTAGACTGTCTTAGATTAATTTTGATGTGATTAAGCGAGATTCACATGTTGAGCATGCAAAGGACAAATGTCAATGGCCATATGAGACGAGATACATTTCATAGAAAAATTTCACTGATTAATTTGGTGAGGTCAATATTATACCGTTGGCTTGGCAAGGTCCTCGTATCGAGATGAAGAAATATAGctgatttatcaaaaaaaattgttacatttttttagggtaaactagaTTAAAGTCTCTCAATGATTAGTAAATTTACACTTTGATCgcctaatttcaaaaaattacaaattgatTATTGAATCATTCGAAAGTCTAGCCCATTAACTTGGTAATGGAAGTAAGATGTGGGACTTGTAAATTTACAATTTGATCactcaattattagtaaatttataatttactcactcaaatttaaaaaaattataagttagtCATTGAACTTTTAATAAGTGTACATTTTAGTTTCTCAATCTTTAAACCATTAGTGCCTAACCTGATAATCCAAACAACCCCAAACCCTAACAAAGCCACTGTCAACCCCATGGCTTGCCTCTAGTTCAACCAACTCAACAAACATTCATTCTTAACCACTCACCATTTTTCCTTTGGCCAAAACAATAACCTAAGAAAATTCACAATCAAATTATTCACACTGTAATGACCTGAAAGTCAGTGGTTTCGGAATCTCATTTTCAATGTTCAagcctgtaaatattattatttaatatttagaagGTTAGtgtgaaatttaattaaattttgttcctttaattttttttaattggataGTTACTTAAGATACAAGTGTATCAATCCTTAAGTCAGTGGTGCTAGAAAATTCAGCTTCAGGATCCCGTTTCCATAAATCGggatcataaatatttttattaaatatttagggAGTTATATTAgtagtgaattgaattttggataagtaattttattaaattagtgattaattaaggtatagggactaaattgtaaaagtagtaCAAGTTCAATCATGAAGGACtttcttaataataaaaagaactaaGGATCTAAATGGAAATTATACCATTTTATATATAAGGTGGACGGTAAGTGGATTAAATtcattataattttgaaaataaaaataaaaagaaaataaatgataaatggtTAAAATAACAAGACATAGTGGAATGAAAGAGAAAGTCCTTTCTTCCCCATGCAACCAAACtgtgaagagaaaaaaagaaagaagaacacATTCGGCCCTAAGGTTTTGAGATTTTAAAGATTGGTTAgtgtaattttgtttttttttttgtaatttttatgttttcgagatcttGGGAATTTAAGTTTTATTGACTCGTGTGTTATTTTTCAAAACTCTTAACGTTTTGAAAATATTACATTGatgatttcttgaagttttaggtattaaattgataaattttaagcttagaagtgaaaaagaactaaattgtgaagttaattgataattttgtttaataGGGGCTAAAAttcataaattgtgaaattggttgtagaattgaaaaataggAGGTTCTAAATAGACTGTAGTGAAATCGGATTGCAATTTGAGTTCTACATTGAAAGCTAGGTTAGTTccgattttaaggactaaattgaataaaatgaacaaTTTTAGGAGACATCTAAAATATAAAACTGAATTGATACATGCTTAACATAGGTTGTTATAAGGTATTTGGAActgataaattgaaattaattattatttatataggGAATTGAACTAATCGGAGGATAATcacgaaaaaggaaaaattacaaattagtcatcAACGTCTTGCTAGTATATGTTTTgtctggtaagttcatatgtaaattactatgtaaattttatgatatgtttgattatatttaatttttattagttatattAATTATAACTTCAATGATATTGGCTTATAAAGAACTAAACTATAAATTATGAATTGTATGGCAAGTGCCAATAGGCACATGGATGCTGGCttaaattgattatatttttaatattagtaGATGATATGCTAGAATTATATAAGTTGGGAATGGAAATGTGGTATAAATAATTGGTGTCTTATTGAGTTGGGTGAGTTGGAACGATTATACAAATGAGAATGTTGTAGGTCAGAAATCGTATGTATGTAGggctaatatatatatgtttattttgggatGATAGTTTCTGTTTGACCCTTGATGAATGTTTACTTTTGAAATGGTAAAGAATATATGATAATATGTATGTGATGGTAGCTTGTTAAATGGCATATGTATCATTTGAATGGAAAATTTTGGTAGATTTATAATCAGATTGAACTTGATTATATATGACATATATTTAGGAGATATCATATTATCTTGTTATGCTTTGTTTGGTTGAGAACTTAGTTGATATTGAACCTATAATGTAATTGGCAAATGTTTAATATGCACAAGTTTATTATCAAGTTgtggtgtgtatatatatatgtcggTTTCTAAGTTACATGACTGAGCATGAATGAAGATGTGTATGTGATGGTAGCTTGTTAAATGACATATGTATAATTTGAATGGCAAATTTTTGTAGATTTATAATTGCTTGAACTtggttatatgtggcatgtatttAGAAGATGTCATATTATCTTGTTATGCTTTGTTTGGTTGGAAACTTAGTTGATATTGAGCCTATAATGTAATTGGCAGATGTTCAATATGCACAAGTTTATTATCATgttgtggtatatatatatatgtcggTTTCTAAGCTACATGACTGAGcataaataaaatgaagaattggatggttaattaattaaaatggtaTGTTAAAGTTATTGTCAATCGGTGGCTTTGAGGTACATTGGTTAGTT is a window of Gossypium hirsutum isolate 1008001.06 chromosome D08, Gossypium_hirsutum_v2.1, whole genome shotgun sequence DNA encoding:
- the LOC107928320 gene encoding furostanol glycoside 26-O-beta-glucosidase yields the protein MLPISATQCLISIFVFVLFTCLCSNCQSTQEPQKEYVSIKRSDFPNNFLFGATTSAAQIEGSAKSGGKGPSVWDQFIREFPEKIKDNSNLEVAADSYNRYKEDVSILKDLGVNAYRFSIPWTRILPDGTLGGGINQEGISHYNSFIDELIKNDIEPFVTILHFDSPEALENKYGGFLNYSIVNDFKDYAEICFKTFGDRVKNWITINEPLIMAKMGYGLGVAPPGRCSDRKMCPNGNAATEPYIVAHNVLLAHATAAKLYIKEYQETQGGQIGIALNSHYYEPYSKSSLDKEAAKRGMDFELGWFMEPLMHGEYPESMRRLVKDRLPVFTPEQNELVKGSFDFIAINYYTSRYAKSIPSTPNAAPASCLLDPNVNATVDKDGVLIGPNAGGNVIYVYPEGLYKLLTFMKKNYSKNLTIYITENGYPEKSNMSISETLKDQSRIEFIQKHLHQLQIAIKNGVNVEGYFYYSLLDSLEWGDASTIGFGLYHVDFKNFTRSRKESAKWYHNFIKGIK
- the LOC107928332 gene encoding B-box zinc finger protein 22, whose protein sequence is MRIQCNLCEAAVAKVLCCADEAALCLECDEKVHAANKLVSEHQRLPLFSSSSFQMPKCDICQEISGFFFCLQDRALLCRKCDVAIHTVNSVVSCHQRFLLTGVEVDVGTKTDHTIGASCFNAK